From the Variovorax paradoxus genome, the window GAAGACCTTGGTGAAGCCTTCGATGACGCCCAGGCCGAGCCCGGTGAGGATGGCGCCCATGATCGAGCCCATGCCGCCGATCACGACCACGGCGAACACCACGATGATGAGGTTCTGCCCCATGAGCGGCGACACCTGGATCACCGGCGAGGCCAGCACGCCCGCAAAGGCCGCGAGCGCGCAGCCGAAGGCGTAGGTCAGCGTGATCATCAGCGGCACGTTGACGCCGAAGGCTTCCACCAGCCGGGGGTTCTCGGTGCCGGCGCGCAGGTAGGCGCCCAGGCGGGTCTTCTCGATCACGTACCAGGTGGCGAAGCACACCACCAGCGAGGCGACGACCACCCACGCGCGGTAGTTGGGCAGCACCATGAAGCCCAGGTCGGTGGCGCTCGACAGCGCCTCGGGCGCGTCGTAGGGCAGACCGGACACGCCGTAGATCGAGCGGAAGACGCCCTCGATCAGCAGCGTGAGGCCCAGCGTAAGCAGCAGCCCGTAGAGATGGTCGAGCTTGTAGATCCAGCGCAGCAGCAGCCGCTCGATGAGCACGCCGAAGATGCCGATGACGATGGGCGCGGCGATCAGCATCACCCAGTAGTTGATGCCGAAATACTCCATCGCCATCCAGGTCAGGACGGCGCCGAGCATGAACAGCGCGCCGTGCGCGAAGTTGATGACGTTGAGCAGGCCGAAGATCACCGCCAGCCCGAGGCTCAGGATGGCGTAGAAGGAGCCGTTGACCAGCCCCAGGAGGAGCTGGCTCAACAAGGCGGGAAGGGAAATGTTCATAAAGATTTCAGGAAGCCACTGGCCGTCTTTTCTTTTTCCGCGGGTGCCGCCGCGCACGGCCGCCCGAAGCGGCCGGCACGCCCCCCTTGCAAGGGAGTGGCGAAGCGGCACGCAGTGCGCGCAGCCCGGAAGGGGCTCACTTCCAGAGCGCGCACTTGCTTTCGGCCTTGGTCGTGAAGACCTCTTCGCCGTTCAGCTTCTGGACCACCTTGTAGTAGTCCCACGGCTGCTTCGACTCGGCCGGCGACTTGACCTGCACCAGGTACATGTCGTGCACGAAGCGGCCGTCGGCACGCACGTAGCCCTTGGCGTAGAAGTCGTCGATCGGCGTCTTCTTGATCTGCGCCATGACCGTGTCGGCATCGATGGTCTTGGCTGCCTGCACGGCCTTCAGGTAGGTCATGGTGGCCGAGTAGTCGGCGGCCTGGATGTCGGTGGGCATGCGCTTGGTCTTCTCGAAGAACCGCTTGCCGAAGGCGCGCGACTTGTCGTCGAGGTTCCAGTCCCAGCTGGTGGTCAGCAGCAGCCCTTCGGTGTTCTTCAGGCCCAGGCTGTGCACGTCGGTCACGAACACCAGCAGGCCGACCATCTTCATGGTCTTGGCGATGCCGAATTCCCGTGCCGCCTTGATCGCGTTCTGCGTGTCGCCGCCCGCATTCGCGAGCGCCAGCACCTGGGCCTTGGAGTTCTGCGCCTGCAGCAGGAACGAGGAGAAGTCGGAGGTGTTGAGCGGATGCTTCACGCTGCCGAGCACGGTGCCGCCCTTTTCCTTCACGACCTTGGTCGCGTCGGCTTCCAGCGCCTGGCCGAAGGCGTAATCGGCCGTGAGGAAATACCAGCTCTTGTCGCCGCGCGCGATGACGGCGCTGCCCGTGCCCTTGGCCAGCGCCACGGTGTCGTAGGCGTAGTGCACGGTGTAGGGGCTGCACTGCTCGTTGGTGAGCGCGGAGCTGCCCGCGCCGTTCACGACGAACACGCGCTTCTTCTCCTGCGCCACCTTGGCCATGGCCAGGCCGGTGCCCGAGCTGGTGCCGCCGAACAGCATCGTCAGGCCTTGCGTGTCGATCCACTCGCGCGCCTTGGAAGCCGCGATGTCGGCCTTGTTCTGATGGTCGGCCTGCAGCAGCTCGATGGGCATGCCGTTGACCTTGCCGCCGAAGTCGTCGATGGCCATCTGGATCGCGAGCGCGCCGTTCTTGCCCTCCACGTCCGCATAGAGGCTCGACATGTCGGTGATGAAACCGATCTTGACCTTGTCCTGCGCCTGCGCGGCGCCCGCGGCGAGCGCGATGGCAAGGGACAGGCCGGAGAGCACGAACGTCTTTTTCATGGTCAAGAACTCCTGATAGAGGAACGGAAAGTCGTGAGGGCCGCCGCGCACGGCCGCCCTAGGCAGCCGGCCCGCCCCCGGCAGGGGGTTGGCGAAGCGACTCGAAGTGCGTGCAGCCTGGGGGCGAGCATCACTTCCAGGCAGCGCACTTGGTCTCGGCCTTGGTCGTGAAGACCTGGTCGCCCGGCAGCGTCTTCAGCACCTTGAGGTAGTCCCAGGGCTTCTTCGATTCGGCGGGCGACTTCACTTCGACCAGGTACATGTCGTGGATGAAGCTGCCGTCGGCGCGGATCTGACCCTTGCCGTAGAAGTCGTCGATCTTCATGCTCTTGAGCTGCGCCATGACCTTGTCGGAGTCGGTGGTCTTGGCGGCGGCCACGGCCTTCAGGTAGGTCATGGTGGCCGAGTAGTCGGCGGCCTGCACGTCGGTGGGCATGCGCTTGGTCTTCTCGAAGAAGCGGTTGGCGAACTTGCGCGACTCGTCGTTCAGGTCCCAGTACCAGCTGGTGGTGTGCAGCAGGCCTTCGGTGTTCTTCAGCCCCAGGCTGTGGATGTCGCTCAGGAAGACCAGCAGGCCGGCGGTCTTCATGGTCTTGTTGATGCCGAACTCTTTGGCGGCCTTGATCGAATTGATCGTGTCGCCGCCGGCGTTGGCCAGGCCCAGGATCTGCGCCTTGGAGTTCTGCGCCTGCAGCAGGAACGACGAGAAGTCGGATGCGTTCAGCGGATGGCGCACCGCGCCCACCACGGTGCCGCCCTTCTCCTTCACCACCTTGGTGGTGTCGGCCTCGAGCGCATGGCCGAAGGCATAGTCGGCCGTCAGGAAGAACCAGCTCTTGCCGCCGCGGTCGACCACTGCCGCGCCGGTGCCCTTGGCCAGCGCCACGGTGTCGTAGGCGTAGTGCACGGTGTAGGGACTGCACTGCTCGTTGGTGAGCACCGAGCTGCCCGCGCCGTTGTTGAAGTACACGCGCTTCTTCTCCTCGGCCACCTTGGCCGTGGCCAGCGCCACGCCCGAATTGGTGCCGCCGAAGACCATCGTCACGCCGGCGGTGTCGATCCATTCGCGGGCCTTGGAGGCGGCGATGTCAGCCTTGTTCTGGTGGTCGGCCGTGAGCAGTTCGATGGGCTGGCCCAACGCCTTGCCGCCGAAGTCGTCGATGGCCATCTGGATGGCGGTGGCACCGCCCTTGCCTTCGAGGTCGGCGTACAGGCTCGACAGGTCGGTGACGAAGCCGATCTTCACTTTCTCCTGCGCCTGCGCGGCGCCTGCGGTCATGGCGAGGATGCCGATGGCGGTGGCGATGAGGCCGAGTTTCTTGTTCATGGCGTTGTCTCCTGGAAGAATCTTTGTGGGATGGAAGTGAAGGTCTTGTGGACGGGTGCGTGCGCTCTCAGACGCCCAGCAGCTCGGTGAGCACGGGCATCCTGGCCTCGAGTTCGGCAGCGCCGAATGTCAGTGCGATGCGGCCGTGCTCCATCACGTAGAAGCGGTCGGCCAGCGGTGCGGCGAAGCGGAAGTTCTGCTCCACCATCACGATGGTGTAGCCCTTGGCGCGCAGCGTGGTGATCATGCGGGCGAGCGCCTGCACGATGACCGGCGCGAGGCCTTCGGAGATCTCGTCGAGCAGCAGCAGCCTGGCGCCCGTGCGCAGGATGCGCGCCACCGCCAGCATCTGCTGCTCGCCGCCCGACAGGCGGGTGCCCTGGCTGTGCCGGCGCTCGGCCAGGTTGGGGAACATGGTGTAGATCTCGTCGATCGACATGCCCTGCGATGCACCCGCTCCCCGCCCCTTGAGCTCGGGCGGCAGCATCAGGTTCTCCTCGCACGACAGGCTCGCGAAGATGCCGCGCTCTTCGGGGCAGTAGCCGATGCCCAGGTGGGCGATGCGGTGCGTCGGCATGCCGATGGTCTCTTTGCCGTTGACCTCGATGCTGCCCTTGCGTGCGCCCGTCAGGCCCATGATGGCGCGCAGCGTCGTGGTGCGGCCCGCGCCGTTGCGGCCCAGCAGCGTGACGACCTCGCCCGGCTGCACGACCATGTCGACGCCGTGCAGCACGTGCGATTCGCCGTACCAGGCCTGCAGGCCCTTGATTTCCAATGCGGCGGTCATCAATGAGCCCCTTGCAGTTGACCGTCGGTGGTGCCCATGTAGGCCTCCATGACCTGCGGGTTCTTCGAGACCTCGGCGTATGGGCCTTCGGCCAGCACGGCGCCGCGCTGCAGCACGGTGATGGTGTCGGCGATCGTCGAGACCACGCTCATGTTGTGCTCCACCATCAGGATGGTGCGTCCGGCCGAGACGCGCTTGATGAGATCGGCCACGCGATGCACGTCCTCGTGGCCCATGCCCTGCGTGGGCTCGTCGAGGAGCATCAGCTCGGGCTCCATTGCCAGCGTGGTGGCGATCTCGAGCGCGCGCTTGCGGCCGTACGGCAGGTTCACGGTCTGCTCTTCGGCAAGCTCTTCGAGGCCCACCTCGGCGAGCAGTTCGCGCGCACGCGCATCGAGCGGCTTGAGCGACTTCTCGCTCTTCCAGAAGTGGTACGAGGTGCCCAGCCGCCGCTGCAGGCCGAGGCGCACGTTCTCCAGCAGCGTGAGGTGCGGGAACACGGCCGAGATCTGGAACGAGCGGATGATGCCGCGCCGCGCGATCTGCGCGGGACGCTCGCGCGTGATGTCCTGGCCGTTGAAGAGGATCGTGCCGGTGGTCGGCTCGAGGAACTTCGTCAGCAGGTTGAAGCAGGTCGTCTTGCCGGCGCCGTTGGGACCGATGAGCGCATGGATCGAACCGCGCTTCACCGACAGGTTGACCTTGCTGACCGCGGTGAACCCTTTGAATTCCTTGGTGAGCTGGCGTGTTTCGAGAATGACGTCGCTCATCTCGCGAGGTCGCCCGTGTTCTGAATAGGAAAGTGAGTCATGCGGTCCATCTCGATCGCCACCAGCGGGCGCGGACCGATTGTTGGTGGGCGGGTTGCAGTTGCATACTGGGGCAAATGCCTATGCTGCAGTGCAACCATCGCGGCGCTGCCCGCGCCCTCGTTCAGGGGACTGTCGTCGCAACGACATTGCCGCGCGGCACGCACCTTTTTGCGGCGCATCGGTTGTCGTCCAAGCGAGCCGCGGTCCGCAGTCATGGCCGGTACTGCCAGATGTCGCGCGGCATCGCGCCGCGCCGGATGTGCATGGTCACAGGCAGCGCGAGCGCTGCCCTCCCGCCGGTTTGCCGCAGTGCGTGGCGGCGGCGGCTTTCGACGGCATCCTGACGGACACGGCCACCGGCCTTTCGCCGTTGCTGCGCGTCGAACTGCAGCGTTGGTGCTGCGGTTGCGCAGGCGCCGGCGACACAGCCGGCGCGGCGGCTTGCAGTTTGCAGCCGGCTCCATGCTGCGCCGTCGATGCCGTGTCTCCCCGGGGAAACCACAAGCGCGCGCACACGTCGCGCCTGCCTACACTGGACCGGCGACCCGCGCGCCAAACCTGCATTCCATGCCGAACTTTCGATCGCCCGACTTCCTGACGGACCACATCCTCCACACGCTCGCGTTCTACGAACCGCGCTGCATCGACGCCTCGGGCGGCTTCTTTCATTTCTTCAAGGACGACGGCACGGTGTACGACCGGCGCACACGCCACCTGGTGAGCAGCACGCGCTTCGTGTTCAACCATGCGATGGCGCACCGCCGATTCGGCAACCCCGACCACCTCGCCGCCGTGCGGCACGGCCTAGCCTTTCTTCATCGCGGCCATGCGCAAGCCGAAGGCGGCTACGCCTGGCAGGTCGACTGGCACCAGCAACGCCAGACGGTGCAGGACGGCACCCACCACTGCTACGGCCTGGCCTTCGTGCTGCTGGCCTACGCGCATGCGCTCATGGCAGGCGTCGAAGAAGCGCATGCGGGCCTCGAGCACACCTGGCAACTGATGGAGCGGCACTTCTGGGAGCCGCGCCACCAGCTGTATGCCGACGAAGCCACCACCGGCTGGAAGGTCGGGCCATACCGTGGGCAGAACGCCAACATGCACGCCTGCGAGGCGATGCTCGCCGCCTTCGAGGCCACGCAGCAGGCGCGCTACCTCGACCGCGCGCTGGCACTGGCCGAATCGGTCACCGGCCGGCTGGCCTCGCAGGCCGACGGGCTGGTGTGGGAGCACTACCGGGAAGACTGGTCGATCGACTGGGACTTCAACCGCAACGACAACACCGACATCTTCCGACCCTGGGGTTTCCAGACCGGGCACCTGACCGAGTGGGCCAAGCTGCTGCTGCAGCTCGAGCGCCATCTCGGCACGGTCGATCGCACGGCCGACTGGATCGTGCCACGCGCGCGCCACTTCTTCGACACCGCGATGTTCCGCGGCTGGGACGCCGACAACGGCGGACTGGTGTACGGCTTCGCGCCCGACGGCAGCGTGTGCGACGGCGACAAGTACTTCTGGGTGCAGGCCGAGAGCTTCGCCGCCGCCGCGCTGCTGGCGGTGCGCACCGGCGACGAAAGCTACTGGGACTGGTACGACAGCATCTGGACCTACAGCTGGGCGCACTTCGTGGACCATCGCCATGGCGCCTGGTACCGCATCCTCTCGCCGTCGAACGCGAAACTCAGCGACGAGAAGAGCCCGGCCGGCAAGACCGACTACCACACGATGGGCGCCTGCTACGACGTGCTGCGGGTGCTCGAAGCCTGAGAGGCACGACAGGTCCGGGCGGCCGGCTTTCGCTCATGCATGCACGGCCGCAGATGTGAAAACCCCCAGGTCTTCATGAAGAAGCCTGGGGGTTGACGAATGCCGTGCCGGAGGGCGGTCGGTCAGTGTGCGCCTGCCGCAGCGTCTCCGCCGGCACCGCCCTTCTGCGGCCGCGCCAGCCAGACCAGCGGGATCAGCAGCAGGAACAGGATCGCCGACGCATAGAAGATGTCGTTCGTGGCCAGCATGTAGGCCTGCTGGTCGACCAAACGGTTGATCTGGCCCATTACCTGGTCGGTGCTGAAGCCGCTGCTCGCGAGCCCGGACATCGCGCTGGTCGCCGCGTTGTTGCCGTGACTGATCGACTCCGACAGCTGCGAGTGGTGCAAGGTGGCGCGGTTGTCCCACAGCGTGGTGGTGAGCGAAGTGCCCATGGCGCCGGCCGTGATCCGCAGGAAGTTCGACAGGCCCGAAGCGGCCGGAATGCGGTCGGGCGTCAGGCCCGACAGCGTGATGGTCACCAGCGGGATGAAGAAGAACGCCATCGCGATGCCCTGGATCACCGTCGGGATGATGATGGTGACGAAGTCGGCCTGCGTGTTGAAGTTCGACCGCATCCACAGCACCAGCGCGAACACCAGGAACGAGAAGGTCGCATAGCGGCGCGGGTCGATCTTGGACACCGTGAGGCCCACCACCGGCGAGAAGAAGATCGCCAGCAGCCCCACGGGCGCCATGATCATCCCCGCCTGCGTGGCGGTGTAGCCCATCCACTGCTGCAGCCACAGCGGCAGCAGCACCACGTTGCCGAAGAACAGGCCGTAGGCCACCGCCGTCGCCACAGCGCCCGACCAGAAGTTGCGGCGCTTGAAGAGCGACAGGTCGACCACGGGATGCTTGTCCGTCAGCTCCCAGACCAGGAAGAACGCGAAGCCCACCACCGCGACCACGGCCATGATGACGATCTCGGCCGAGTGGAACCAGTCGAGCTCCTTGCCCTTGTCGAGCATGAGCTGCAGCGAGCCCACCCACAGCACCAGCAGCGCAAGACCGATGGCGTCGATGGGCACCTTGTGCGTGACGCTCTCTCGCTTGTGATAGAGCGCCCACGTGATCGAGGCCGCGACGATGCCGACCGGGATGTTGATGTAGAAGATCCACGGCCACGAGATGTTGTCGGTGATCCAGCCGCCGAGCAGCGGCCCCATCACCGGCGCGACCAGCGTGGTCATGGACCACATCGCCATTGCCAGGCCGGCCTTGGCCTTGGGATAGCTCGACAGCAGCAGCGTCTGCGACAGCGGGATCATCGGCCCCGCGACGAAGCCCTGCAGCGCGCGGAACAGGATCAGCGTGGTCATGTTCGGCGCCAGGCCGCACAGCAGCGAGCTGACCATGAACAGGATCACGCTGGCCATGAACAGGCGCACCTGTCCGAAGCGCTGCGTCATGAAACCGGTGAGCGGCACCGCGATGGCGTTGGCCACCGCGAAGCTGGTGATGACCCAGGTGCCCTGCGTGGTGCTCACGCCGAGGTCACCCGAGATGGCCGGCAGCGACACGTTCGCGATCGACGAATCGAGCACGTTCATGAACGTTGCCGCAGACAGCGCAACCGTGCCCCAGACGCGGGCTGCGCCCTCGAGCGGTGGATGCGCAACGTAAGCAGGAGCGGCGGTGGCCATTGCGGTCGCGCGAACTGTTTACTGGTGGCGAGCTCTGCGGGCGATCAGCCCGGCTGGCCCTGCACGGCGACCGAGGCGCCGCCGTGCGCTACCGGCGCCTTCGCCGGTGCGGCGACCGGCGCCGATGCGCTGCGGCCGATGTTGGCTGCAACGATGCGGTCGACTTCGGCATCGGCGCCGCGGTCGAGCTGGCTGTAGACGGCCGTCTGCGTCACGGCGGTGGCGCGCGGCGCGTCGGCCAGCATCTTGCCGCCCTTGGCGGAGATGTCGACCTCGGCGTCCATCGACAGGCCGATGCGCAGCGGGTTGGCCTTGAGCTGCTCGGGGTCGAGCGCGATGCGCACGGGCACGCGCTGGACCACCTTGATCCAGTTGCCGGTGGCGTTCTGCGCGGGCAGCAGCGCGAACGCGCTGCCGGTGCCCACGCCGAGGCCCGCGACCTTGCCGTCGTACTCGACCTTCTTGCCGTAGACGTCGGCCGTGAGCTTCACGGGCTGGTCGATGCGGATGTTGCGCAACTGCACTTCCTTGAAGTTGGCGTCGACCCACAGCTGGTTGAGCGGCACGATCGACATCATCGGCGTGCCTGCCGAGACGCGCTGGCCGAGCTGAACGGTGCGCTTGGCGACGTAGCCGTCGACCGGCGCGGGCATGGCGACGCGCTGCGTGGCCAGGTAGGCCTCGCGCACCTTGGCGGCGGCGGCCAGCACGCTCGGGTGCTGCGCCACGCTGGTGCCGTCGGTCAGCGACTGGTTGCTGGCCAGCGCTTCCTTGGCGGCGACCACGCCGGCCTGCGCGGCAGCGAGCTGGCTCTTGGCGTTGTCGAGCTGCGTCTCGGCATGGTTGAGTTCTTCCTTCGACACGGCGCCGTTGCCCGACAGTGCGCGGCGGCGCTGCAGGTCGTCTTGCGCCTTGGCGATGTCGCTGTTCGCCTTGACGATGTCGGCTTGGCGCAGCGTGACCTGCGCGGCCAGCGAGCCGTTGTTGGCATACAGCGTGCGCACCTGGCGAACGGCCTGCGCGAGCGCGGCCTCGGCCTGCTCGAGCGCCACCTTGGCGTCGGCCGGATCGAGCTGCACCAGCGGCTGGCCGGCCTTGACGAAATCGGTGTCGTCGGCGTTGATGGCCATCACGGTGCCGCCGATCTGCGGCGTGATCTGGATCACGTTGCCCTGCACGTAGGCGTTGTCGGTGTCCTCGTAATGGCTGGCGACCAGCCATTCGTAGAGGCCCCAGCCGCCGCCGGCGACGATGACGACCGCGGCGAGCGCGGTGAGTGCGCGGCGGCGCTTGCCGTTGCCGGCGGGAGCCTCGGGGGCTGCGGAAGCTGTGGCAGCAGCGGGCGTCGGAGTGTTGTTGTCGCTCATGATGAAGTTCTTTCCGAAGACGAAATGTTCAGGTCAGGCCGGTGAGCCGGTTCAGTTCACCGCGGCCGGTGCGGCAGCCGAAGCGGTGGCATCGCCGGCCGGGGGCTGCCAGCCGCCGCCCAGAGCACGCGCCAGGCCCACCTGGGTGTCGAGCGCGCGCGCGGCGAGGTCGACCGCCAGACGGCGTTGCGCCAGCACGGAGGTTTCCGCGGTCAGCACGTTGAGGTAATTGCCCAGGCCCGCGCGGTAGCGTTGCACGGCGATGTCGTAGGCGCCTTCGGCGGCGGTCTGCGCAGCGCGCTGCTCGGCCTGCTGGCGCACGATCGATTGCGCGCTGGAGACCTGGTCGGCTGCGTCGCGCACGGCGTCCAGCACGGTGGCGTTGTAGCTTTCGATGGCCACGTCGAGGTCGGCCGACTTGCCGCGCAGGTTGCTGCGCAGCTTGCCGCCCTCGAACACCGGCAGCGTGATGGCCGGGCCCACGCCCCACTGCTCGCTGCCCGACTTCAGCAGCTTGCCGAAGCCCAGGCTCTGGAAGCCGGCGAAGGCCGTGAGGTTCACGTTGGGATAGAAGAGCGTCTTGGCGTTCTTCACGTCGCTGGTGGCCGCTTCGACGCGCCAGCGTGCGGCGGCGATGTCGGCACGGCGGCCGAGCAGGTCGGCCGGGATGTTGGCCTGAAGCGCCATCGGCTTGACGTTCTCGAGCAGCGGCGGCTTGAGCGACTGCGTCACGTTGGGCTGACCCACGAGCGCATCGAGCGCGTGCTGCTGCAGCGAGATCTGTTCGTTGAGCGCTTCAATCTGCTGGCGAGCCTCGGGCAGGCCGCCTTCGCTCTGGCGCAGTTCGAGCCGGGTGTCGAGCCCGGCGGAGACGCGGTCGCGCACCAGCTTGAGGGTCTCGTCGCGCTGCGCCAGCGTGCGCTGTGCCACCGTGAGCTGGTCGTTCAGGCGCGCCCACTGGAAGTAGCTGCGCGTGACGTTGCTGGCCAGCAGCACCCGGGCCGCGTCGGCATCGGCCGCGGCCGCATTGGCCGCGCCGATGGCGGTGTCGAGCGCGCTGCGGTTCTTGCCGAAGAAGTCGAGTTCCCAGCTGGCGCTGAGTTGCAGCAGGCCGATGTTCTGCGTGGAGCCGCCCAACGGCGCCGGGTAGATGTAGTTGCTGTTGAACTTCTGGCGGTTC encodes:
- a CDS encoding branched-chain amino acid ABC transporter permease; its protein translation is MNISLPALLSQLLLGLVNGSFYAILSLGLAVIFGLLNVINFAHGALFMLGAVLTWMAMEYFGINYWVMLIAAPIVIGIFGVLIERLLLRWIYKLDHLYGLLLTLGLTLLIEGVFRSIYGVSGLPYDAPEALSSATDLGFMVLPNYRAWVVVASLVVCFATWYVIEKTRLGAYLRAGTENPRLVEAFGVNVPLMITLTYAFGCALAAFAGVLASPVIQVSPLMGQNLIIVVFAVVVIGGMGSIMGAILTGLGLGVIEGFTKVFYPEASSTVVFVIMVIVLLIRPAGLFGKEK
- a CDS encoding ABC transporter substrate-binding protein, translating into MKKTFVLSGLSLAIALAAGAAQAQDKVKIGFITDMSSLYADVEGKNGALAIQMAIDDFGGKVNGMPIELLQADHQNKADIAASKAREWIDTQGLTMLFGGTSSGTGLAMAKVAQEKKRVFVVNGAGSSALTNEQCSPYTVHYAYDTVALAKGTGSAVIARGDKSWYFLTADYAFGQALEADATKVVKEKGGTVLGSVKHPLNTSDFSSFLLQAQNSKAQVLALANAGGDTQNAIKAAREFGIAKTMKMVGLLVFVTDVHSLGLKNTEGLLLTTSWDWNLDDKSRAFGKRFFEKTKRMPTDIQAADYSATMTYLKAVQAAKTIDADTVMAQIKKTPIDDFYAKGYVRADGRFVHDMYLVQVKSPAESKQPWDYYKVVQKLNGEEVFTTKAESKCALWK
- a CDS encoding ABC transporter substrate-binding protein; its protein translation is MNKKLGLIATAIGILAMTAGAAQAQEKVKIGFVTDLSSLYADLEGKGGATAIQMAIDDFGGKALGQPIELLTADHQNKADIAASKAREWIDTAGVTMVFGGTNSGVALATAKVAEEKKRVYFNNGAGSSVLTNEQCSPYTVHYAYDTVALAKGTGAAVVDRGGKSWFFLTADYAFGHALEADTTKVVKEKGGTVVGAVRHPLNASDFSSFLLQAQNSKAQILGLANAGGDTINSIKAAKEFGINKTMKTAGLLVFLSDIHSLGLKNTEGLLHTTSWYWDLNDESRKFANRFFEKTKRMPTDVQAADYSATMTYLKAVAAAKTTDSDKVMAQLKSMKIDDFYGKGQIRADGSFIHDMYLVEVKSPAESKKPWDYLKVLKTLPGDQVFTTKAETKCAAWK
- a CDS encoding ABC transporter ATP-binding protein, with product MTAALEIKGLQAWYGESHVLHGVDMVVQPGEVVTLLGRNGAGRTTTLRAIMGLTGARKGSIEVNGKETIGMPTHRIAHLGIGYCPEERGIFASLSCEENLMLPPELKGRGAGASQGMSIDEIYTMFPNLAERRHSQGTRLSGGEQQMLAVARILRTGARLLLLDEISEGLAPVIVQALARMITTLRAKGYTIVMVEQNFRFAAPLADRFYVMEHGRIALTFGAAELEARMPVLTELLGV
- a CDS encoding ABC transporter ATP-binding protein — translated: MSDVILETRQLTKEFKGFTAVSKVNLSVKRGSIHALIGPNGAGKTTCFNLLTKFLEPTTGTILFNGQDITRERPAQIARRGIIRSFQISAVFPHLTLLENVRLGLQRRLGTSYHFWKSEKSLKPLDARARELLAEVGLEELAEEQTVNLPYGRKRALEIATTLAMEPELMLLDEPTQGMGHEDVHRVADLIKRVSAGRTILMVEHNMSVVSTIADTITVLQRGAVLAEGPYAEVSKNPQVMEAYMGTTDGQLQGAH
- a CDS encoding AGE family epimerase/isomerase, with the protein product MPNFRSPDFLTDHILHTLAFYEPRCIDASGGFFHFFKDDGTVYDRRTRHLVSSTRFVFNHAMAHRRFGNPDHLAAVRHGLAFLHRGHAQAEGGYAWQVDWHQQRQTVQDGTHHCYGLAFVLLAYAHALMAGVEEAHAGLEHTWQLMERHFWEPRHQLYADEATTGWKVGPYRGQNANMHACEAMLAAFEATQQARYLDRALALAESVTGRLASQADGLVWEHYREDWSIDWDFNRNDNTDIFRPWGFQTGHLTEWAKLLLQLERHLGTVDRTADWIVPRARHFFDTAMFRGWDADNGGLVYGFAPDGSVCDGDKYFWVQAESFAAAALLAVRTGDESYWDWYDSIWTYSWAHFVDHRHGAWYRILSPSNAKLSDEKSPAGKTDYHTMGACYDVLRVLEA
- a CDS encoding DHA2 family efflux MFS transporter permease subunit, whose amino-acid sequence is MATAAPAYVAHPPLEGAARVWGTVALSAATFMNVLDSSIANVSLPAISGDLGVSTTQGTWVITSFAVANAIAVPLTGFMTQRFGQVRLFMASVILFMVSSLLCGLAPNMTTLILFRALQGFVAGPMIPLSQTLLLSSYPKAKAGLAMAMWSMTTLVAPVMGPLLGGWITDNISWPWIFYINIPVGIVAASITWALYHKRESVTHKVPIDAIGLALLVLWVGSLQLMLDKGKELDWFHSAEIVIMAVVAVVGFAFFLVWELTDKHPVVDLSLFKRRNFWSGAVATAVAYGLFFGNVVLLPLWLQQWMGYTATQAGMIMAPVGLLAIFFSPVVGLTVSKIDPRRYATFSFLVFALVLWMRSNFNTQADFVTIIIPTVIQGIAMAFFFIPLVTITLSGLTPDRIPAASGLSNFLRITAGAMGTSLTTTLWDNRATLHHSQLSESISHGNNAATSAMSGLASSGFSTDQVMGQINRLVDQQAYMLATNDIFYASAILFLLLIPLVWLARPQKGGAGGDAAAGAH
- a CDS encoding efflux RND transporter periplasmic adaptor subunit, whose product is MSDNNTPTPAAATASAAPEAPAGNGKRRRALTALAAVVIVAGGGWGLYEWLVASHYEDTDNAYVQGNVIQITPQIGGTVMAINADDTDFVKAGQPLVQLDPADAKVALEQAEAALAQAVRQVRTLYANNGSLAAQVTLRQADIVKANSDIAKAQDDLQRRRALSGNGAVSKEELNHAETQLDNAKSQLAAAQAGVVAAKEALASNQSLTDGTSVAQHPSVLAAAAKVREAYLATQRVAMPAPVDGYVAKRTVQLGQRVSAGTPMMSIVPLNQLWVDANFKEVQLRNIRIDQPVKLTADVYGKKVEYDGKVAGLGVGTGSAFALLPAQNATGNWIKVVQRVPVRIALDPEQLKANPLRIGLSMDAEVDISAKGGKMLADAPRATAVTQTAVYSQLDRGADAEVDRIVAANIGRSASAPVAAPAKAPVAHGGASVAVQGQPG
- a CDS encoding efflux transporter outer membrane subunit; translation: MTDSLAVRAQRRTPIVAAALLVVALAGCADMAGIGPQAKLRDAASLGIAPDSAAAPASRLDTQWWVAFGDSQLNALVDQAVAGNPNLQVAQARLARAQASADIAGAALKPQVKGDLDLNRQKFNSNYIYPAPLGGSTQNIGLLQLSASWELDFFGKNRSALDTAIGAANAAAADADAARVLLASNVTRSYFQWARLNDQLTVAQRTLAQRDETLKLVRDRVSAGLDTRLELRQSEGGLPEARQQIEALNEQISLQQHALDALVGQPNVTQSLKPPLLENVKPMALQANIPADLLGRRADIAAARWRVEAATSDVKNAKTLFYPNVNLTAFAGFQSLGFGKLLKSGSEQWGVGPAITLPVFEGGKLRSNLRGKSADLDVAIESYNATVLDAVRDAADQVSSAQSIVRQQAEQRAAQTAAEGAYDIAVQRYRAGLGNYLNVLTAETSVLAQRRLAVDLAARALDTQVGLARALGGGWQPPAGDATASAAAPAAVN